A stretch of Aphanothece sacrum FPU1 DNA encodes these proteins:
- a CDS encoding heavy-metal-associated domain-containing protein: MTITLKVPSIACGACANTITKAIEGQKPEAKISIDVEAKIVTVETDASEDTIKEIITGAGHTVEV, encoded by the coding sequence ATGACCATTACATTAAAAGTTCCTAGTATTGCCTGTGGTGCTTGTGCTAATACTATCACTAAAGCTATTGAAGGGCAAAAACCAGAAGCCAAAATTTCCATTGATGTTGAGGCAAAAATTGTCACCGTTGAAACAGACGCTTCTGAAGATACAATTAAGGAAATTATTACCGGGGCTGGCCATACAGTTGAAGTATAA
- a CDS encoding DUF58 domain-containing protein — translation MARKPSFPLVELLENHWATPAYSGWLLAGLALCFFGAATNTMAGWLYVMSGVIVALLGLGAVLPVRSLNHLSLRRLPISPVSAGDDLTIELIIENREKNPKTLLQVRDLIPHVLGNPQETALEVILPQKEHPWTYYIPTQKRGIYRWHDVELRTGTPLGLFWCRRSQEVPSKAVVYPQVLPLTQCPLVDTIGQEDSDTKYSDRNYQAATEGVTKALRPYRYGDPMRLIHWRTSARFEEFKVRELEIITGGEDLLIGLDNNSLWHNNDNFEQAVIAAASLYFYANYSQLNVKLWTANTGVIQGNRVVLETLAEVEPEQETKDLVLPSLPIIWLTENRATLDNLPKGSRWLIFPEISNPDVPLLVTSPGKGLIFNSEQPLQIQLQKPLR, via the coding sequence ATGGCAAGAAAACCTTCTTTTCCCTTAGTCGAATTGTTAGAAAATCACTGGGCCACCCCAGCTTATAGTGGATGGTTATTAGCTGGACTTGCTCTTTGTTTTTTTGGGGCAGCTACTAATACTATGGCCGGTTGGTTATATGTTATGAGTGGGGTGATCGTCGCTTTATTGGGATTAGGGGCAGTGCTTCCTGTGCGATCGCTAAATCATTTATCCCTACGTCGTTTACCCATTTCTCCTGTCAGTGCTGGAGACGATCTTACCATCGAATTAATAATTGAAAACCGAGAAAAAAATCCTAAAACTCTGTTACAAGTTCGTGATCTTATTCCCCACGTCTTAGGAAACCCTCAAGAAACCGCTTTAGAAGTTATTCTACCTCAAAAAGAACACCCTTGGACTTATTATATTCCCACCCAAAAACGAGGCATTTATCGTTGGCATGATGTAGAATTACGCACAGGTACACCATTAGGATTATTTTGGTGTCGTCGTTCTCAAGAAGTCCCTAGCAAAGCGGTTGTTTATCCTCAAGTTTTACCCCTAACTCAATGTCCTTTAGTTGATACTATTGGCCAAGAAGATAGTGATACTAAATATAGCGATCGCAACTATCAAGCAGCTACGGAAGGGGTCACAAAAGCCTTACGTCCGTATCGTTATGGTGATCCCATGCGTCTGATTCATTGGCGTACCAGTGCGCGTTTTGAGGAATTTAAGGTTAGAGAATTAGAAATTATTACGGGTGGTGAAGATCTTTTGATCGGTCTTGATAATAATTCTTTGTGGCACAATAATGATAACTTTGAACAGGCGGTAATTGCTGCTGCTTCTTTATATTTTTATGCGAATTATAGCCAATTAAATGTTAAATTGTGGACAGCTAATACTGGTGTTATTCAAGGCAACCGTGTTGTCTTAGAAACGTTAGCAGAAGTCGAACCTGAACAAGAAACAAAAGATTTAGTTTTACCGTCTTTACCTATTATTTGGTTAACTGAAAATAGAGCAACTTTAGACAATTTACCAAAAGGGAGTCGTTGGTTAATCTTTCCTGAAATTTCTAATCCTGACGTTCCTTTATTAGTTACTTCTCCAGGGAAAGGTTTAATATTTAATTCTGAACAACCGTTACAAATTCAATTACAAAAACCCTTACGATGA
- a CDS encoding HAD-IA family hydrolase yields MQQPNVIFFDAVGTLFGVRGTVGEIYSTIASEMGVEISAEALDLAFFKSFKMASPLAFSEVYSMKIPELEYQWWYSLAKTTFAQVEALEKFSDFDVFFRQLYEYFATANPWFLYDDVIPVLKYWQSKEVELGIISNFDSRIYEVLGLFGLTDFFSSITISSMTGSAKPDSRIFDVALDKYNCHPHQAWHIGDSQKEDYDAAKTVGLQAFLLDRNVNKSTSFDIINTMNTLILI; encoded by the coding sequence ATGCAACAACCTAACGTCATTTTTTTTGATGCTGTCGGGACTTTATTCGGCGTTCGAGGGACAGTGGGGGAAATTTACAGCACCATTGCCTCTGAAATGGGCGTAGAAATCTCTGCTGAAGCCTTGGATTTGGCTTTTTTCAAAAGTTTTAAAATGGCCTCTCCCTTGGCGTTTTCTGAAGTATATTCAATGAAAATTCCTGAGTTAGAATATCAATGGTGGTATAGTCTAGCTAAAACGACTTTTGCACAAGTAGAGGCCTTAGAAAAGTTTAGTGATTTTGATGTTTTTTTTAGACAACTTTATGAGTATTTTGCCACTGCAAATCCTTGGTTTCTCTATGATGATGTCATTCCAGTTTTAAAATATTGGCAAAGTAAAGAGGTTGAATTAGGGATTATTTCTAATTTTGATAGTCGTATTTATGAGGTTTTAGGTTTATTTGGTTTGACAGATTTTTTTAGTAGTATTACCATTTCTTCCATGACTGGTTCAGCTAAACCTGATAGTAGAATTTTTGATGTAGCTTTAGATAAATATAATTGTCATCCTCATCAAGCTTGGCATATTGGGGATAGTCAAAAAGAAGATTATGATGCAGCAAAAACTGTTGGACTTCAAGCATTTTTATTAGATAGAAATGTCAATAAATCAACCTCATTTGACATCATTAATACGATGAATACTCTCATCTTAATTTAA
- a CDS encoding Hsp70 family protein: protein MVSYAIDFGTSNTVITRWNAVTQQPETIKLSGICQQLGNNPPLIPSLLYVENASQAQVLVGQKVRDCGLDLSNNPRFFRSFKRGIGAKIQGFLPELDQTIITFEQVGEWFLNTLIQQLHNQSVKPLESLVLTVPVDSFENYRHWLSQVCQGWEIEQIRLLDEPTAAALGYGTTEEDLLLVVDFGGGTLDLSLVQLDAKNKEENQGFILKWGQKLLGESASQKVRLARVLAKAGMNLGGSDIDDWLINYFSKTQNLSKSSLTLRLAERLKIKLSSQTEAQEVHFNDETLDSYELVLNREQFETILKEQQFFAQLDELMSQVLQQARRNGIEKTDINKVLLVGGTVKIPAVQTWVKQYFDESKIKCDRPFEAIAQGALQLAQGFEVKDFLYHSYGIRYWNRRKNCHDWHPIIKSGQSYPMNKPIEIKLGASIENQPSIELIIGELGAEIGGTEVYFEGDRLVTRSRGNGETNVQALNDRDGGRNIAQLDPIGSPGSDRIKLQFWVDEQRFLRINVEDLLTQNRLTNNQIVAQLS, encoded by the coding sequence ATGGTATCCTACGCAATTGATTTTGGTACAAGCAACACAGTAATTACTCGATGGAATGCGGTTACACAACAACCCGAAACCATTAAACTATCAGGAATTTGTCAACAATTGGGAAATAATCCTCCTTTAATTCCTAGTTTACTTTATGTAGAAAATGCTAGTCAAGCTCAAGTATTAGTAGGTCAAAAAGTACGCGATTGCGGCTTAGATTTATCAAATAATCCGCGTTTTTTTCGTAGTTTTAAGCGAGGAATTGGAGCAAAAATTCAAGGATTTTTACCCGAACTTGATCAAACAATTATTACCTTTGAACAAGTGGGCGAATGGTTTTTAAATACCTTAATTCAACAATTACATAATCAAAGTGTTAAACCATTAGAGTCTTTAGTTTTAACGGTTCCTGTCGATAGTTTTGAAAATTATCGTCATTGGTTAAGTCAAGTTTGTCAAGGTTGGGAAATTGAACAAATTAGACTCTTAGATGAACCGACTGCTGCTGCATTAGGTTATGGAACAACTGAAGAAGATTTATTATTAGTTGTGGACTTTGGGGGAGGAACGCTTGATTTATCTTTAGTTCAATTAGACGCTAAAAATAAAGAAGAAAATCAAGGTTTTATTTTAAAATGGGGACAAAAATTATTAGGTGAAAGTGCTAGTCAAAAAGTAAGATTAGCGCGTGTTTTAGCTAAAGCAGGAATGAATTTAGGAGGTTCAGATATTGATGATTGGTTAATTAATTATTTCTCTAAAACACAAAATTTATCTAAATCTTCTTTAACTTTACGGTTAGCAGAAAGACTAAAAATTAAATTATCTTCCCAAACTGAGGCACAAGAAGTACATTTTAATGATGAAACTTTAGATAGTTATGAATTAGTCTTGAATAGAGAACAATTTGAAACGATTTTAAAAGAACAACAATTTTTTGCTCAATTAGATGAGTTAATGTCCCAAGTTTTGCAACAAGCAAGACGAAATGGCATCGAAAAAACGGATATTAATAAAGTTTTATTAGTGGGAGGAACAGTAAAAATACCAGCAGTACAAACCTGGGTTAAACAATATTTTGATGAGTCAAAAATTAAATGTGATCGCCCTTTTGAAGCTATTGCCCAAGGAGCGTTACAATTAGCTCAAGGATTTGAGGTTAAAGACTTCTTATATCATAGTTATGGTATAAGATATTGGAACCGTCGAAAAAACTGTCATGATTGGCATCCTATCATTAAATCAGGACAATCTTATCCTATGAATAAACCCATAGAAATCAAGTTAGGAGCATCCATAGAAAATCAACCCAGTATAGAATTAATTATAGGGGAATTAGGAGCAGAAATAGGAGGAACAGAAGTCTATTTTGAGGGCGATCGCTTGGTGACTCGTTCTAGGGGAAATGGGGAAACTAATGTACAAGCTTTAAATGATAGAGATGGGGGCAGAAATATTGCTCAATTAGATCCCATTGGTTCTCCCGGAAGTGATAGAATTAAGTTACAATTTTGGGTAGATGAACAACGATTTTTAAGAATCAATGTGGAAGATTTATTAACTCAAAATCGGTTGACTAATAATCAAATTGTTGCTCAATTAAGTTAA
- a CDS encoding two pore domain potassium channel family protein: MKSYPKLKILQRTSDREPQITTAPQQQINVSLLKVCPLSAGSVCSKAENVPHEIEKVLTNHSVEKSHIVREFLTYLSLSALFILLGLLIGVLGYHWTAKMNWVDATVEASMILSGMGPVTSLPTTSSKIFASLYALFSGLIFVLAMGVVLSPLLYGLLKQVQVNPKKNDL, translated from the coding sequence TTGAAATCGTACCCTAAGTTAAAGATACTTCAAAGAACGTCAGACAGGGAACCGCAAATCACTACGGCCCCTCAACAACAGATTAACGTAAGTTTACTCAAAGTTTGCCCCCTCTCTGCGGGAAGCGTTTGTTCAAAAGCTGAGAATGTTCCCCATGAAATCGAAAAAGTGCTGACTAACCATTCCGTCGAAAAAAGTCACATAGTTCGAGAGTTTTTGACTTATTTAAGTCTATCCGCACTCTTTATTTTGTTAGGACTTCTTATTGGCGTTTTAGGGTATCATTGGACTGCTAAAATGAATTGGGTTGATGCCACAGTAGAAGCCTCTATGATCCTTAGTGGCATGGGGCCAGTGACTTCCTTACCTACTACCAGTTCTAAGATTTTCGCGTCTCTCTATGCCCTTTTTAGTGGTTTGATCTTTGTTTTAGCTATGGGGGTTGTCCTATCTCCTCTATTGTATGGCTTACTTAAACAAGTACAGGTCAATCCTAAAAAGAATGATTTGTGA
- a CDS encoding DUF2283 domain-containing protein: MAVTSIDIKSYLQLAKVVNYLPKQDFWTAYDAEADVIYINFHQPSLPADDSELTDDDIIIRYQGDEIIGLSILNVSKIR, encoded by the coding sequence ATGGCCGTAACCAGTATTGATATAAAATCTTATCTACAGCTTGCTAAAGTTGTTAATTATCTTCCTAAACAAGATTTCTGGACAGCTTATGATGCTGAAGCAGATGTCATTTACATCAATTTTCATCAACCTTCTTTACCTGCTGATGATAGTGAATTAACTGATGATGATATTATTATTCGTTATCAAGGAGATGAAATTATTGGGTTAAGTATTCTCAATGTTAGTAAAATTAGATAA
- the glmS gene encoding glutamine--fructose-6-phosphate transaminase (isomerizing) — protein MCGIVGYIGTQTATDILIGGLERLEYRGYDSAGIATVLEGKIECTRAKGKLHNLREKLEREVNPSQIGIGHTRWATHGKPEEHNAHPHMDAGGRIAVVQNGIIENYQELREELSDKGYQFVSETDTEVIPHLIAHLLPQNPQYDDFLQAMQKAIHRLNGAFAIAVICADYPDEIIVARNQAPLIIGFGQGEFFCASDVTAVVSHTHAVLSLENGEIARLTPLGVEVYDFDLKRLRKLPRTLDWNLTTVEKQGFRHFMLKEIYEQPSVVRSCLETYVQANWHPQTNSDSSPIDLGLASELCDNVDYIQIVACGTSWNASMVGKYLLEQVAGIPTMVQYASEFRYSPSPMLANTLTIGVTQSGETADTLAALEMEKQRRMGLEFPYDARILGITNRPESTLAHMVDRIINTQAGIEIGVAATKSFTAQLMGFYFLALELAYRRRHLSLDKIEGLIKGLGQLPGQIELILEKQGTQIEELAHDFMETQDFIFLGRGINFPIALEGALKLKEISYIHAEGYPAGEMKHGPIALLDAKVPVVAIAMPGVVHDKVLSNAQEAKARDARLIGVTPIDDTEARSTFDDLLFVPHVEELLSPIIAVIPLQLLAYHIAARRGLDVDQPRNLAKSVTVE, from the coding sequence ATGTGTGGAATTGTTGGCTATATCGGAACTCAAACTGCAACGGATATTTTAATCGGTGGCTTAGAAAGGTTAGAATATCGAGGATATGACTCAGCCGGAATTGCGACGGTTTTAGAAGGCAAAATTGAATGTACCCGGGCCAAAGGCAAACTCCACAACCTACGGGAAAAATTAGAACGGGAAGTTAACCCTTCTCAAATTGGTATTGGCCATACTCGTTGGGCCACCCATGGCAAACCGGAAGAACATAATGCCCATCCCCATATGGATGCAGGGGGACGGATAGCCGTAGTACAAAATGGAATTATTGAAAATTATCAGGAATTACGGGAAGAATTAAGCGATAAAGGGTATCAATTTGTCTCAGAAACCGATACAGAAGTCATTCCCCATCTAATTGCCCATTTACTGCCGCAAAACCCTCAATATGACGACTTCTTACAAGCTATGCAAAAAGCCATTCATCGTCTTAATGGGGCCTTTGCGATCGCGGTAATTTGTGCAGACTACCCAGATGAAATTATTGTAGCCCGAAATCAAGCTCCCTTAATTATTGGGTTTGGACAGGGGGAATTCTTCTGTGCTTCTGATGTCACGGCGGTTGTGTCTCATACCCATGCGGTTTTGTCCTTGGAGAATGGGGAAATTGCTCGTTTAACCCCCCTTGGCGTAGAAGTTTACGATTTTGATCTAAAACGATTAAGAAAGCTTCCTCGTACCTTAGATTGGAATCTGACGACCGTTGAAAAACAAGGCTTTCGTCACTTCATGCTCAAAGAAATTTATGAGCAGCCCTCAGTAGTACGAAGCTGTTTAGAAACCTATGTACAAGCAAATTGGCATCCTCAGACAAATAGTGATAGCAGTCCCATTGATTTAGGCTTAGCCTCTGAATTATGCGATAATGTGGACTATATTCAAATTGTAGCCTGTGGAACCAGTTGGAATGCCAGCATGGTGGGGAAATATTTACTCGAACAAGTGGCGGGAATTCCTACGATGGTACAATATGCTTCAGAGTTTCGTTATTCTCCTTCTCCTATGTTAGCTAATACTTTAACAATTGGGGTAACACAGTCAGGGGAAACGGCGGATACTTTGGCGGCGTTGGAGATGGAAAAACAGCGAAGAATGGGGTTAGAATTTCCTTATGATGCGCGAATTTTAGGCATTACTAACCGTCCTGAAAGTACCCTCGCTCACATGGTAGACCGCATTATTAATACTCAAGCGGGGATAGAAATAGGAGTCGCTGCAACTAAGAGTTTTACTGCACAATTAATGGGCTTTTATTTCCTAGCCTTAGAATTAGCTTATCGTCGTCGTCATTTAAGTTTAGATAAAATTGAAGGGTTAATTAAAGGGTTAGGACAATTACCGGGTCAAATTGAATTGATTCTCGAAAAACAAGGGACACAAATTGAAGAATTGGCCCATGATTTTATGGAGACTCAAGACTTTATTTTCTTGGGACGAGGAATTAATTTTCCTATTGCTTTAGAAGGGGCTTTAAAATTAAAAGAAATCAGTTATATTCATGCAGAAGGCTATCCCGCAGGTGAGATGAAACATGGCCCTATTGCTTTATTAGATGCTAAGGTTCCGGTAGTTGCGATCGCTATGCCTGGAGTAGTTCATGATAAAGTATTATCCAATGCTCAAGAAGCAAAAGCGCGGGATGCACGTTTAATTGGAGTAACACCTATTGATGATACAGAAGCGCGTTCAACTTTTGATGATTTGTTATTTGTTCCCCATGTGGAGGAATTATTATCTCCTATTATTGCGGTGATTCCCTTACAATTATTAGCTTATCATATTGCTGCCCGTCGAGGTTTAGATGTGGATCAACCTCGCAATTTAGCTAAGAGTGTTACAGTGGAATAG
- a CDS encoding NAD(P)/FAD-dependent oxidoreductase, translating to MNEQPLRICILGGGFGGLYTALRLSQFPWDNQQCPEIVLIDKSDRFLFTPLLYELITEEMQTWEIAPPFEEILADTGIRFHQGCVTGIDIEHQQVKLQDHHSLHYDKLVIAMGGITPLDMVTGAKDYAIPFRTLADAYGIKERLRLLERSHAEKIRVAVVGGGYSGVELACKLAARLGDKGRIRLVERGETLLKNASEFNRNTSHTALEKRRIWLDLETEVTEITSDSLSLSYKGQIDTIPVDLVLWTVGNQLSEWVKNLPFNHNPQGLLKVSPHLQVVDHSDIYALGDIIECQDETGKPIPATAQAAFQQSDYCAWNIWASLTHRPLLPFRYQALGEMMALGVEDASLSGLGLKLDGNLAYMARRLIYLYRLPTLKHQVNVGLNWVTQPLVKWLLDK from the coding sequence ATGAATGAGCAACCGTTACGCATCTGCATTCTTGGTGGAGGGTTTGGGGGACTGTATACCGCTTTACGTCTGAGTCAGTTTCCTTGGGATAATCAACAATGTCCTGAAATTGTACTGATTGATAAGAGCGATCGCTTCTTATTTACACCCCTTCTCTATGAATTAATCACTGAGGAGATGCAAACATGGGAAATTGCACCTCCTTTTGAAGAAATTTTAGCTGATACAGGTATTCGCTTTCATCAAGGCTGTGTCACCGGAATTGATATTGAACATCAACAGGTCAAATTGCAAGACCACCATAGTTTACACTACGATAAATTAGTCATTGCTATGGGCGGTATTACCCCTCTAGACATGGTTACAGGGGCAAAAGATTATGCTATCCCATTTCGTACCTTAGCTGACGCTTATGGTATCAAAGAAAGGTTACGCTTACTTGAAAGGTCTCATGCTGAAAAGATTCGCGTCGCCGTAGTCGGAGGCGGTTATAGTGGGGTAGAATTGGCTTGTAAACTGGCGGCTCGTCTGGGAGATAAAGGACGTATCCGATTGGTAGAACGGGGAGAAACACTTTTAAAGAATGCCTCTGAATTTAATCGAAATACAAGTCATACAGCCTTAGAAAAACGGCGAATTTGGCTTGATTTAGAAACAGAAGTCACAGAAATTACATCTGATAGTCTTTCTTTATCTTATAAAGGTCAAATAGACACAATTCCCGTAGATTTAGTCTTGTGGACTGTGGGAAATCAATTATCAGAATGGGTCAAAAATTTACCCTTTAATCATAATCCTCAAGGTTTATTAAAGGTTTCTCCTCACCTGCAAGTAGTGGATCATTCTGATATTTATGCTCTTGGTGATATAATAGAGTGTCAAGATGAGACAGGAAAACCCATTCCCGCAACGGCTCAAGCAGCATTTCAACAGTCTGATTATTGTGCCTGGAATATTTGGGCTTCTCTTACTCATCGTCCCTTATTACCTTTCCGTTATCAAGCTTTAGGAGAAATGATGGCATTAGGAGTAGAAGATGCCAGCTTAAGCGGTTTAGGTTTAAAATTAGACGGAAATTTGGCTTATATGGCGCGACGATTAATTTATCTTTATCGTCTTCCTACTTTGAAACATCAAGTCAATGTAGGATTAAATTGGGTGACTCAACCTCTTGTAAAATGGTTATTGGACAAGTAA
- a CDS encoding Uma2 family endonuclease, whose protein sequence is MIDQLKNRSKSEITYPDSDGKPMSDNTIQFRWITTIKYNLDWLFANDGNIFIAGDLLWYPLEGNNKLRQAPDVMIVFGRPKGDRGSYQQWKEENIAPQVVFEILSPGNTQTEMTKKLLFYDRYGVEEYYIYDPPKNDLNGLQRIDNRLENIENIDNWISPRLGIRFEIGSGELRLYYPDDKPFQSYVEIAQRLQESELELIKERLKVQEEHQRAEKLATKLRELGINPDEI, encoded by the coding sequence ATGATTGATCAACTTAAAAATAGATCAAAATCCGAGATTACTTATCCTGATAGTGACGGTAAACCAATGTCAGATAATACAATTCAATTTCGTTGGATTACAACCATTAAGTATAATTTAGATTGGTTATTTGCCAATGATGGAAATATTTTTATTGCTGGAGATTTGTTATGGTATCCCCTTGAAGGGAATAATAAGTTAAGACAAGCTCCTGATGTTATGATAGTCTTTGGTAGACCGAAAGGTGATCGAGGTTCTTATCAACAGTGGAAAGAAGAAAATATCGCACCTCAAGTGGTTTTTGAGATTCTTTCTCCGGGTAATACTCAAACAGAAATGACTAAAAAATTATTATTTTATGATAGATATGGAGTAGAAGAATATTATATTTATGATCCTCCTAAAAATGATTTGAATGGGTTACAACGCATTGATAATAGATTAGAAAACATTGAAAACATAGATAATTGGATTAGTCCCCGTTTAGGAATTCGGTTTGAAATAGGTTCAGGCGAATTACGATTGTATTATCCTGATGATAAACCTTTTCAATCTTATGTAGAAATAGCTCAACGCTTACAAGAATCTGAATTAGAACTGATTAAAGAACGTTTGAAGGTTCAAGAGGAACATCAACGGGCTGAAAAATTAGCGACAAAATTACGAGAATTAGGAATTAATCCTGATGAAATTTAA
- the sufR gene encoding iron-sulfur cluster biosynthesis transcriptional regulator SufR: MTIMQPPSTKEDILQHLLKQGQATAQALADTFDITPQATRRHLKDLEEEGLIEHRAIQGGLGRPQYKYYLSKRGRDRFPNRYGEFAVSFLHTLTETVGETQVKEVLRKQWERKADEYRHRIGEGSLKERVERLVKLRQEEGYMAELHPVNGKNESNGQRGGYILAEHHCAISEVAESYPTVCGHDLEMFAAILPDCTIERINWINQGEHNCGYLIQVKNN; encoded by the coding sequence ATGACTATTATGCAGCCTCCTTCTACCAAAGAAGATATTTTGCAACATTTACTCAAACAAGGTCAAGCTACCGCTCAAGCATTAGCTGATACTTTCGATATCACTCCTCAAGCAACCCGCCGTCATTTAAAAGATTTGGAGGAGGAAGGCTTAATAGAACATCGGGCCATACAAGGAGGGTTAGGACGACCCCAGTATAAATATTATCTCAGTAAACGGGGACGCGATCGCTTTCCTAACCGCTATGGAGAGTTTGCGGTGTCTTTCTTGCATACCCTGACGGAAACCGTCGGAGAAACCCAGGTTAAAGAGGTGTTACGCAAGCAATGGGAACGAAAAGCGGATGAATATCGCCATCGTATCGGCGAAGGGTCATTAAAAGAAAGGGTGGAGAGGTTGGTTAAACTGCGACAAGAAGAAGGTTATATGGCTGAATTACACCCTGTTAATGGCAAAAATGAGTCAAATGGTCAAAGGGGTGGTTATATCCTGGCTGAACATCATTGTGCTATCTCTGAAGTTGCGGAGTCTTATCCTACGGTTTGCGGTCATGATTTAGAAATGTTTGCCGCAATTTTGCCTGATTGTACCATAGAACGGATTAATTGGATTAATCAAGGAGAACATAATTGTGGGTATTTAATACAAGTTAAAAATAATTAA
- the sbcD gene encoding exonuclease subunit SbcD: MIKVLHFSDIHLGSGFSHGKINPKTGLNTRLEDFIQSLTLCINRAINDEVDLVLFGGDAFPDATPPPYIHEAFASQFCRLVEANIPAILLVGNHDQHSQGNGGASLCIYRTLAVPGFKVGDNIKTHTISTKNGEIQVITLPWLTRSTLLTRPQTEGLSLEKISELLIEKLGAVLEGEIRQLNPNLPTILLGHLMVNRARFGAEQFLAVGKGFTIPISLLIRSEFDYVALGHVHKHQNLNPDNNPPIIYPGSIERVDFSEEKEDKGYVFLEIEKGRVDWKFCPLPARLFCTINVDVSEQEDPHKVIIKAIEKKPIKDAVVRLIYQIRSEQLELLNMGEIHQALSSAHSYSIKSELISQLSRLRLPELGVGKSLDPLEALKTYLENKEHLRDIVNDMLEAAQLLLNREEYDQELEVLQEELF, from the coding sequence ATGATTAAAGTTCTACATTTTTCTGATATTCATTTAGGTAGTGGGTTTTCTCATGGTAAAATTAATCCTAAAACGGGTTTAAATACTCGTTTAGAAGATTTTATTCAGTCCTTAACTTTATGTATTAATCGAGCAATTAATGATGAAGTCGATCTAGTTTTATTTGGGGGAGATGCTTTTCCTGATGCCACACCACCTCCCTACATTCATGAGGCTTTTGCTTCTCAATTTTGTCGTTTAGTAGAGGCTAATATTCCTGCTATTTTATTAGTGGGAAATCATGATCAACATTCTCAAGGAAATGGGGGGGCAAGTTTATGTATTTATCGCACTTTAGCGGTTCCCGGTTTTAAGGTTGGTGATAACATTAAAACTCATACTATTTCTACTAAAAATGGAGAGATTCAGGTTATAACTTTACCTTGGCTAACTCGTTCTACTTTGTTAACTCGTCCTCAAACGGAAGGGTTATCCTTAGAAAAGATCAGCGAGTTATTAATTGAAAAACTTGGAGCAGTTTTAGAGGGAGAAATTCGTCAATTAAATCCTAATTTACCGACTATTTTATTAGGTCATTTAATGGTTAATAGAGCGAGGTTTGGGGCAGAACAATTTTTGGCTGTTGGTAAGGGTTTTACTATTCCTATTTCTTTATTAATTCGCTCTGAATTTGATTATGTTGCTTTAGGTCATGTACATAAACATCAAAATCTTAATCCTGATAATAATCCCCCTATTATTTATCCTGGAAGTATTGAAAGGGTTGATTTTAGTGAAGAAAAAGAAGATAAAGGTTATGTATTTTTAGAAATTGAAAAAGGGAGAGTTGATTGGAAATTTTGTCCTTTACCTGCTCGTTTATTTTGTACAATTAATGTGGATGTTTCAGAACAAGAAGATCCTCACAAAGTTATTATCAAGGCGATTGAGAAAAAGCCGATTAAAGATGCAGTAGTCAGACTAATTTATCAAATTCGTTCGGAACAATTAGAATTATTAAATATGGGAGAAATTCATCAAGCTTTAAGTTCTGCACATAGTTATAGTATCAAATCGGAATTAATTAGTCAATTATCCCGTCTTCGTTTACCGGAGTTAGGGGTAGGAAAAAGTTTAGATCCCTTAGAAGCGTTGAAAACTTATCTTGAGAATAAAGAACATCTGAGGGATATAGTTAATGATATGTTAGAAGCGGCTCAATTATTGTTAAATCGGGAAGAATATGACCAAGAATTAGAAGTATTACAAGAGGAATTATTTTAA
- a CDS encoding HNH endonuclease: MAKTPRIPIPKSVRDYVFKRDNYQCKSCGQHQQETCLNIDHIIPLAKGGSNNISNLQTLCQTCNQRKKHYIDPRFRRHFT; this comes from the coding sequence ATGGCAAAAACTCCTAGAATACCTATCCCAAAATCTGTTAGAGATTATGTGTTTAAACGAGATAATTATCAATGTAAAAGCTGTGGTCAACATCAACAAGAAACCTGTTTAAACATTGATCATATTATCCCCTTAGCTAAAGGAGGAAGCAACAATATCAGTAACTTACAAACCCTTTGTCAAACCTGTAATCAACGCAAAAAACATTACATTGATCCCCGTTTTCGTCGCCATTTTACTTAA